The window TGTAATGTCTTCACTACCATATTCTGTTTTGATAATAGCTCTTATGGCTTTTGGTAAATCTCCTTTTTTAATACTGTTTTCGGTTTCTATCCAATGACCATTCGGACTAAAATCGGCTCTATATTTGACGCCTTTGTCTTTAAAATGGGCTTCAAAGTTGCCATGTGCATCAGTTTCCCAGTCCGGATTATTCTCTCCAGGATACTTAACCTCAAAAG is drawn from Psychroserpens sp. NJDZ02 and contains these coding sequences:
- a CDS encoding PepSY-like domain-containing protein; this encodes MRQLQYIIIAIIVFSCQNIVHSQVPKSVQNAFEVKYPGENNPDWETDAHGNFEAHFKDKGVKYRADFSPNGHWIETENSIKKGDLPKAIRAIIKTEYGSEDITEVEHVQSASKGEFYDVEFKQKGKNKDIEFRANGDIIN